One segment of Solanum lycopersicum chromosome 1, SLM_r2.1 DNA contains the following:
- the LOC138342051 gene encoding uncharacterized protein, which translates to MRTTYKKNTRHNNYLQSAESYADSRKLPLEFDVSDQEDVVESEVHWAIQYSTLCGEVAYELALPAELAFVNPVFHVSLLKKCLGDPAMILHVEGLGVDEDLYYEEVPGEILDLQVKRLRNKEVPIVKVLWRNHLVEDASGRPRPI; encoded by the exons atgcgcactacgtataaaaaaaatacgaggcataacaacTACTTACAGTCGGCAGAGTCTTATGCAGATTCCAGGAAGCtgcccttagagtttgatgttagTGACCAA gaAGATGTAGTTGAGTCTGAGGTACATTGGGCCATACAATATTCTACACTGTgtggtgaggtggcctatgagttggcgTTGCCTGCAGAACTAGCTTTTGTtaatccagtctttcatgtatcTTTGTTAAAGAAGTGCCTTGGTGATCCAGCAATGATTCTGCAtgttgaaggtttgggggttgatgAAGACTTGTACTATGAGGAGGTTCCTGGTGAAATTTTAGACTTGCAGGTAAAGCGGTTGAGAAACAAGGAGGTTCCCatagtgaaggtattgtggaggaaccatcttgttgaggatGCTagtgggaggccgaggccgatataA